A single genomic interval of Mobula hypostoma chromosome 7, sMobHyp1.1, whole genome shotgun sequence harbors:
- the LOC134349584 gene encoding craniofacial development protein 2-like encodes MRWTEGGWLKRDDRYQLIYSGGSERKHGVGILVDKETARTIKGSISINERVMMIKISAKPFDINVIQVEMPTTDYDDDEVNMVYGEVEKLMKKTKNNEVTVILGDFNAKVGSVREVLTVGPFGLGERNNHRERLVEFAKTNKLMIANTGYSLPKWRLYMWTSPDGSVKNQIDYILVPNRFRNGVKQVKTYPRADCYTDHNPVVLDMSVHLKMRKVKPSNKTDFDLFITNEAKKIEYFGQNG; translated from the coding sequence ATGAGATGGACAGAGGGGGGATGGCTCAAAAGGGATGACAGATACCAACTGATCTATTCAGGAGGAAGTGAACGTAAGCACGGAGTTGGAATTTTGGTAGACAAGGAAACAGCGAGAACTATCAAAGGCAGTATATCCATTAACGAAAGAGTGATGATGATTAAAATCTCAGCTAAACCATTTGACATCAACGTCATACAGGTCGAAATGCCGACCACAGACTATGACGATGACGAAGTCAATATGGTCTACGGAGAAGTTGAAAAGCTAATGAAAAAGACTAAAAACAACGAAGTAACTGTGATTCTTGGTGATTTTAATGCCAAAGTTGGCAGCGTAAGAGAAGTTTTGACTGTAGGACCCTTcgggcttggggaaagaaacaacCACCGAGAAAGACTGGTTGAATTTGCAAAAACTAACAAACTAATGATTGCGAACACCGGGTACAGTCTGCCAAAATGGAGACTGTACATGTGGACCAGTCCTGATGGTTCAGTAAAAAACCAAATTGACTATATTTTAGTACCCAATCGGTTCAGGAATGGAGTGAAGCAGGTGAAAACGTACCCTCGTGCTGACTGTTATACAGATCACAACCCTGTGGTATTGGACATGAGTGTGCATTTGAAGATGAGAAAGGTCAAACCATCAAATAAGACAGACTTCGATTTATTCATTACGAATGAAGCAAAAAAGATCGAATATTTTGGTCAAAATGGATAA